A genomic segment from Thermoplasmataceae archaeon encodes:
- a CDS encoding winged helix-turn-helix domain-containing protein, translated as MEDVVNRKSGVLIDRFSAESTGSERWMYIVAPTIRGKSGMLHRFDFIYSNVDGDGHIITCLIIPLKAKDTLSAITFFNAHSEDIAAYRKFIFFETKPTPEEKLLTTSLGIELFEVKPGYTSTISASLIKPKDAQKPVIPISTASTAVSSKYAFRNKKKYRDRTGLMYEVLTSVSANHGSSLSSIIFRCNLNYNSAKSIISDLIKREFLVTTRDDGEKETYHVSEHGWSFLEHMRFYNASKAEH; from the coding sequence TTGGAAGATGTTGTCAATAGGAAGTCCGGCGTGTTGATTGATCGATTTTCTGCTGAGTCAACCGGAAGTGAACGCTGGATGTATATCGTGGCACCTACCATAAGGGGAAAATCTGGGATGTTACACAGGTTCGATTTTATTTATTCAAATGTGGATGGTGATGGGCACATAATCACGTGTCTCATAATCCCATTGAAAGCCAAAGATACTCTCTCGGCAATAACTTTCTTCAACGCTCATTCAGAGGACATAGCTGCATATAGAAAATTTATCTTCTTTGAGACAAAACCGACACCTGAAGAAAAACTGCTGACAACTTCTCTGGGTATTGAATTATTCGAGGTCAAACCGGGATATACCAGTACAATCAGTGCTTCTTTGATTAAGCCAAAAGATGCACAGAAACCGGTAATCCCGATCAGCACCGCAAGCACTGCTGTATCATCAAAATATGCGTTTCGAAACAAGAAAAAATACCGAGACAGAACCGGTCTAATGTATGAAGTTCTCACATCGGTATCTGCCAATCATGGTAGCAGTTTGTCATCAATCATATTCAGATGCAACCTTAACTACAATTCAGCAAAATCAATCATCTCTGACCTCATAAAAAGAGAATTTCTTGTAACCACAAGAGACGACGGTGAAAAAGAAACATACCATGTTTCAGAACATGGATGGAGTTTCCTCGAGCACATGAGATTCTACAATGCGTCAAAGGCAGAGCATTGA